In one Dermatophilaceae bacterium Sec6.4 genomic region, the following are encoded:
- a CDS encoding DUF4166 domain-containing protein has product MTSIFERALGADFARLHPMMRRRFGVGLDSGYACVGRGTMQRIRRGPWWTVPFLHLGRVRNILVPNVGSDVAFTVENYPYRDPFGRETVTFVREFAITPGRSDRPCRFDATMIWAADRGRVIDYLGTHQHLAVDLDLAVDPDGGLALTTHAQRFYEGRCIAFRFPMIFSGVAELHESYDDVAQLYRIDLQVRNPVFGFLFGYSGTFTCDFPPATDAPERLKPVRHELRT; this is encoded by the coding sequence GTGACCTCGATATTCGAGCGAGCCCTGGGCGCCGATTTCGCACGACTGCACCCGATGATGCGCAGGCGTTTCGGCGTCGGACTGGACAGCGGCTACGCCTGCGTCGGGCGCGGCACGATGCAGCGCATCCGGCGCGGTCCGTGGTGGACGGTGCCGTTCCTGCACCTGGGCAGGGTGCGTAACATTCTGGTGCCGAATGTCGGCTCCGACGTGGCCTTCACGGTGGAGAACTACCCCTACCGAGACCCGTTCGGACGCGAAACGGTCACCTTCGTGCGGGAGTTCGCGATCACGCCCGGCAGGTCGGATCGGCCCTGCAGGTTCGACGCCACGATGATCTGGGCGGCTGATCGCGGTCGGGTCATCGACTACCTCGGCACCCACCAGCACCTGGCGGTCGACCTCGACCTCGCGGTCGATCCCGACGGGGGCCTGGCGCTGACCACCCACGCGCAACGCTTCTACGAGGGCCGGTGCATCGCATTCCGATTCCCGATGATCTTCAGCGGAGTCGCCGAGCTGCACGAGTCCTACGACGACGTGGCGCAGCTGTATCGGATCGACCTACAGGTACGGAATCCGGTGTTCGGCTTTCTCTTCGGGTACTCCGGCACGTTCACCTGCGACTTCCCGCCCGCGACCGACGCACCCGAGCGACTCAAGCCGGTCCGCCACGAGCTTCGGACCTGA
- a CDS encoding GNAT family N-acetyltransferase, with protein sequence MMTTTRILHGTEGWIRADEDALTNLYEAHGGAAPADLPGLLDWARAKDAPLVTIAIESSTAAPSPGARVFDAAVLLTHRRVAGISTVRLAGHGWADQQVVCTRTHHAATQLAAAVVIWLGGLGRWRLDLEQLPDSDPFVDALGALCPSDRLESGDPLPYLTWAATRTATNWAPKKFRQQSRQAQRRLTQECGEPSILTLDTTDEVLDHLGGYHEVFDARERELGRPSAIRDPAIAATKEAVLRRLGDQHLLQAWELRVGTELIAYYITLQVGSTRRMWDGRMTPGLAHVSPGTILMAHVLQTWHGDPSIERVDFMRGSNEFKKRLSAGEVGTQRLRAWSTPGLAGAETALTTADHHTRRVIRTARDRSPALAGLIRRLR encoded by the coding sequence ATGATGACCACGACCCGAATCCTGCACGGCACCGAGGGCTGGATCCGGGCCGACGAGGACGCGTTGACCAACCTGTACGAGGCACACGGCGGGGCCGCCCCCGCGGACCTGCCCGGGCTGCTGGACTGGGCCCGGGCCAAGGACGCACCACTGGTCACCATCGCCATCGAGAGCTCGACGGCGGCTCCGTCACCGGGGGCGCGGGTCTTCGACGCAGCGGTGCTGCTCACGCACCGCCGTGTCGCCGGCATCAGTACCGTCCGCCTCGCGGGGCACGGGTGGGCCGACCAGCAGGTGGTGTGCACCCGTACCCACCATGCGGCCACCCAACTCGCCGCCGCAGTCGTGATCTGGCTCGGTGGGCTGGGCCGGTGGCGGCTGGATCTGGAGCAGCTCCCCGACAGCGATCCCTTCGTCGACGCGCTGGGCGCGCTCTGTCCCAGTGACCGGCTGGAGTCCGGCGACCCGCTGCCCTATCTCACCTGGGCTGCGACCCGGACCGCGACCAACTGGGCCCCGAAAAAGTTCCGCCAGCAGTCGCGACAGGCGCAGCGCCGCCTCACGCAGGAGTGCGGCGAACCCAGCATTCTGACGCTCGACACCACCGATGAGGTACTCGACCACCTCGGCGGGTACCACGAGGTGTTCGACGCGCGAGAGCGGGAACTCGGACGGCCCAGCGCGATCCGCGACCCGGCGATCGCCGCCACGAAGGAGGCGGTGCTTCGCCGGCTGGGCGACCAGCACCTGCTGCAGGCCTGGGAGCTGCGGGTGGGTACCGAGCTGATCGCCTACTACATCACCCTCCAGGTCGGCAGTACCCGGCGGATGTGGGACGGGCGGATGACGCCCGGTCTGGCGCACGTCTCGCCCGGCACCATCCTGATGGCGCACGTCCTACAGACCTGGCACGGCGATCCCAGCATCGAGCGTGTCGACTTCATGCGGGGCAGCAACGAGTTCAAAAAGCGGTTGAGCGCCGGTGAAGTCGGCACGCAACGGCTACGCGCCTGGTCCACCCCTGGACTGGCCGGCGCCGAGACGGCACTGACCACTGCGGACCACCACACCCGCCGGGTGATCCGTACCGCTCGAGACAGGTCGCCGGCACTGGCCGGGCTGATCCGACGACTGCGCTGA
- the eno gene encoding phosphopyruvate hydratase: MALTLATLDALEILDSRSRPTLAVTLSLTDGPMVEAGVPSGASTGSGEAVELRDGDPDRFGGLGVRTAVANVTGEIADALIGRPFDDLAELDAALIALDGTANKSRLGANAIVGVSIAAARAGAYASGQPLWRALCPEGVTPRLPVPHFNVVNGGAHAANELDFQEFMIAPVGAPSIAEAVRAGSEIYGALRRLFADRGFATGLGDEGGFAPQITQPEDVLDYLVQAIEAAGYQPGRDGVAIAMDPASSEFYRDGRYHVAGEALSTDDMITRYEELIDRYPIRLLEDGLAESDWEGWERLTARLGDKVQLVGDDLLCTNPVTIREAITRKAGNAALIKVNQVGTVTETLEAMRVCREAGWAQFVSHRSGETDDTFIADLTVSGGCGQLKSGAPARGERIAKYNRLIRIEADENLLFGL, translated from the coding sequence ATGGCACTGACGCTCGCAACACTCGATGCGCTCGAAATCCTGGACTCCCGGTCCCGGCCGACGCTCGCCGTGACACTGAGCTTGACCGATGGCCCGATGGTCGAAGCGGGCGTGCCCTCTGGGGCCTCGACCGGGTCAGGTGAGGCAGTGGAGCTGCGCGACGGCGATCCAGACCGTTTCGGCGGGCTCGGCGTGCGCACCGCAGTAGCCAACGTGACGGGCGAGATCGCCGATGCCCTGATCGGCCGCCCATTCGACGACCTCGCCGAGCTCGACGCGGCCCTCATCGCGCTGGACGGGACCGCTAACAAGTCACGGCTGGGTGCCAACGCGATCGTCGGTGTGTCGATTGCCGCAGCACGAGCAGGTGCGTATGCATCAGGTCAACCGCTGTGGCGGGCGCTGTGCCCCGAGGGCGTGACACCACGACTCCCAGTGCCTCATTTCAACGTCGTCAACGGCGGCGCACACGCAGCTAACGAGTTGGACTTCCAGGAGTTCATGATCGCCCCGGTGGGTGCGCCGTCCATCGCGGAGGCAGTGCGCGCGGGCTCGGAGATCTACGGCGCGCTGCGACGCCTGTTCGCAGATAGAGGTTTCGCGACCGGCCTGGGGGACGAGGGTGGGTTCGCCCCGCAGATCACTCAACCAGAGGACGTCCTGGACTATCTCGTGCAAGCAATCGAAGCAGCTGGCTACCAGCCGGGCCGGGACGGTGTCGCGATCGCGATGGACCCGGCCTCCAGCGAGTTCTACCGCGACGGCCGCTACCACGTCGCCGGTGAAGCCCTCTCGACCGACGACATGATCACCCGCTACGAAGAACTCATCGACCGGTATCCGATCCGCCTACTGGAGGACGGCCTGGCCGAATCGGACTGGGAGGGCTGGGAGCGGCTGACCGCACGCCTGGGCGACAAAGTGCAACTCGTGGGCGATGATCTGCTGTGCACGAACCCGGTGACCATCCGCGAGGCGATCACGCGCAAAGCCGGCAACGCGGCGCTCATCAAGGTCAACCAGGTCGGCACGGTCACCGAAACACTCGAGGCCATGCGGGTATGCCGCGAAGCCGGGTGGGCGCAGTTCGTCTCCCACCGCTCTGGCGAGACCGACGACACCTTCATCGCCGACCTCACCGTCAGCGGCGGGTGCGGTCAACTCAAGAGCGGCGCTCCCGCGCGGGGCGAGCGCATCGCGAAATACAACCGGTTGATCAGAATCGAAGCCGACGAGAACCTGCTCTTCGGTCTCTGA
- a CDS encoding class F sortase has protein sequence MVTALLAGSITTWATSRSQLPQTDGRAALSQEATATSAPQPPVGVSPDRVIPARAADLAALKATAVTAGVPTRLTINRLGISMRIIPVGVDGTNAMSIPQDPKVAGWYRFGARPSDASGATVIAGHIDTAAAGTGPLSRITSARQGDQIILGSGAASTQYTVESVSRIPKSQLDLAKVFNRDSSPRLHLLTCGGRFDKATGHYEDNILVVARIANR, from the coding sequence GTGGTGACTGCCCTCCTGGCCGGTTCGATTACGACATGGGCCACGTCCAGGTCGCAACTGCCGCAAACCGACGGGCGGGCAGCGTTGTCGCAAGAAGCCACCGCTACTTCGGCCCCCCAACCGCCGGTGGGCGTCTCCCCGGATCGGGTGATCCCGGCCCGTGCCGCTGACCTTGCAGCTCTGAAGGCAACCGCGGTAACTGCGGGGGTACCCACCAGACTCACCATCAACCGGCTGGGCATCTCGATGAGGATCATCCCCGTGGGCGTCGACGGGACCAATGCCATGTCGATTCCGCAGGATCCGAAAGTGGCCGGGTGGTACCGATTCGGCGCGCGGCCCTCTGATGCCTCGGGTGCAACGGTGATCGCAGGTCACATCGACACAGCAGCAGCTGGAACGGGCCCGCTGTCGCGCATCACCTCGGCGCGTCAGGGTGACCAGATCATCCTCGGGTCTGGGGCAGCATCGACGCAGTACACCGTGGAATCGGTCTCACGTATCCCCAAGTCGCAATTGGACCTGGCGAAAGTGTTCAACCGGGATTCTTCGCCGCGGTTGCATCTGCTGACGTGTGGGGGTCGATTCGACAAGGCCACGGGCCATTACGAAGACAACATCCTGGTGGTCGCTCGTATTGCGAATCGGTGA
- a CDS encoding sigma-70 family RNA polymerase sigma factor has translation MTTVTPMGGHNSDTGEVDDISISFAAGAPDALRQAYERFSPLVHTLALRALNDHHAAEEVTQAVFVSAWRGRHTLRPGPQALARWIVGITRHRIADQQQQRYRLRRDEMAAAKVAAEPEHERIDQVVEDRIIVQDAVAELGDPRGMVIRMALMEGRSHREIADLLDIPIGTVKSHIRRGLIQLRDRLKEVHS, from the coding sequence ATGACTACAGTGACGCCGATGGGTGGCCACAACAGCGACACCGGCGAGGTCGACGACATCTCCATCAGCTTCGCAGCGGGCGCGCCTGATGCTCTGAGGCAGGCCTACGAACGGTTCTCGCCACTGGTGCACACTCTGGCGTTGCGTGCCCTGAACGATCACCACGCTGCCGAGGAAGTGACCCAGGCGGTATTCGTCTCTGCGTGGCGGGGGCGACACACCCTACGCCCGGGCCCGCAGGCGTTGGCGCGATGGATCGTGGGGATTACCCGGCACCGGATCGCTGACCAACAGCAGCAGCGGTACCGGCTGCGCCGCGATGAGATGGCTGCGGCGAAAGTGGCTGCGGAACCGGAGCATGAGCGCATCGATCAGGTGGTGGAGGACCGGATCATCGTCCAGGACGCGGTGGCGGAGTTGGGGGATCCTCGAGGCATGGTCATCCGGATGGCATTGATGGAAGGGCGTTCCCATCGCGAGATCGCGGACCTGCTCGATATACCCATCGGAACGGTCAAAAGTCATATCCGGCGAGGTCTGATTCAGCTACGCGACCGTTTGAAGGAGGTGCACTCATGA
- a CDS encoding GNAT family N-acetyltransferase, with translation MSDVVRVRYAEVDDWQSVRETRLAALADAPHAFGSTLAREVAFDDQEWQRRIHDNDWFLAWSGQRPVGVVAGVHESGHRDRRHLTAMWVHPDHRGTVAATDLVEAVCDLAMLQGATLVILRVADTSPRARAFYERRGFRTTGQRGSLPSAPEIGEELLQRYLEA, from the coding sequence ATGAGCGACGTTGTGCGAGTGCGGTATGCGGAGGTCGATGACTGGCAGTCGGTTCGTGAAACCCGCTTGGCGGCGCTCGCGGACGCGCCGCACGCTTTCGGGTCGACGCTGGCGCGCGAGGTGGCTTTCGATGATCAGGAATGGCAACGCCGAATCCACGACAACGACTGGTTCCTGGCGTGGTCCGGTCAGCGGCCGGTGGGTGTCGTCGCCGGTGTCCATGAGTCGGGTCATCGCGACAGGCGCCACCTCACCGCAATGTGGGTGCACCCTGACCACCGGGGGACGGTCGCCGCGACTGACCTGGTTGAAGCTGTCTGCGACCTGGCAATGCTGCAGGGCGCCACGCTGGTCATCCTGCGGGTGGCCGACACCAGCCCGCGCGCGCGGGCTTTCTACGAGCGGCGCGGATTCCGGACAACGGGTCAGCGGGGGTCGCTGCCCAGTGCGCCCGAAATCGGCGAGGAACTCCTGCAGCGGTACCTCGAGGCTTGA
- a CDS encoding anti-sigma factor, which translates to MMHYDDETLAGVALGEEDDPALWAHLQVCQQCSGSLATLQRTLSVATASGVEQLRPPPPDLWGRIETQVATDPVRRRRTAPWIVLALAAGVAIGAVGTTAVSRSDSVDPVPVVIARTQLDAPSTNRPVGTAEVFRNGTGIDLRLDAGPVGGSTGYLEVWLINRDLARTVSIGILSPRSTSQTFVISQRLLDQGYVIVDVSRESFDAKSAHSGNTLFRGTLHS; encoded by the coding sequence ATGATGCATTACGACGACGAAACCCTGGCCGGGGTAGCTCTCGGCGAAGAAGACGACCCGGCGTTGTGGGCCCACCTTCAGGTCTGCCAGCAATGCTCGGGAAGTCTCGCTACATTACAACGCACCTTGTCCGTGGCGACCGCGAGCGGTGTTGAACAGTTGCGGCCACCCCCGCCGGACCTCTGGGGCCGGATCGAGACACAGGTGGCGACCGACCCTGTGCGGCGACGAAGGACTGCGCCCTGGATCGTTCTCGCCCTGGCGGCCGGGGTGGCCATCGGAGCCGTGGGTACCACCGCGGTGAGCAGGTCGGACTCGGTCGACCCTGTGCCGGTGGTTATTGCACGCACCCAGCTGGACGCCCCATCAACGAACCGGCCCGTGGGCACCGCGGAAGTGTTCCGCAACGGGACGGGCATCGACTTGAGGCTGGACGCGGGCCCGGTCGGTGGAAGTACGGGATATCTGGAGGTCTGGTTGATCAACCGAGACCTGGCGAGGACCGTATCGATCGGGATTCTCTCCCCGCGCAGCACCAGCCAGACTTTTGTGATCAGCCAGCGACTGCTCGACCAGGGATACGTCATCGTTGACGTGTCGCGAGAATCGTTCGATGCGAAATCTGCGCACTCGGGAAACACTTTGTTCCGCGGGACCCTGCACAGCTGA
- a CDS encoding glutaredoxin domain-containing protein, with amino-acid sequence MNTSQGPAGDNPAATLYWRPGCPFCMRLRLALLLRRVHLNQVNIWKDKDAAAFVRSVADGNETVPTVVVNGEALVNPTPGQVVAAIRA; translated from the coding sequence ATGAACACATCGCAGGGCCCCGCCGGTGACAATCCCGCAGCCACGCTCTACTGGCGGCCGGGGTGCCCGTTCTGCATGCGGCTGCGCCTCGCCCTGCTACTGCGACGCGTGCACCTCAACCAGGTGAACATCTGGAAGGACAAGGATGCGGCGGCCTTCGTGCGGTCGGTCGCCGACGGCAACGAGACGGTGCCGACGGTGGTGGTCAACGGCGAGGCCCTGGTCAACCCGACCCCAGGTCAGGTCGTCGCTGCCATCCGTGCGTGA
- a CDS encoding peroxiredoxin: MSLPAPGPLPTDLPGPVDDGAADHLPDQRMPHLALPSTDESLVTLDEVSAGRWVLFIYPLTGEPGVDIPQAWDQIPGARGCTQEVCSFRDQLATLAEVGIEQVLALSSDTSEYQRELANRLHLPYPLLSDPRLQLAEALVLPTFTAQAVPRRNAGAQQLYKRLTMVVRGTRIEHVFYPVFPPDAHAAQVVDWLRTHPDVLV, translated from the coding sequence ATGTCGCTACCTGCGCCCGGACCGCTACCCACCGACCTACCCGGACCGGTCGACGACGGGGCCGCCGACCACCTGCCCGACCAACGGATGCCGCATCTCGCGTTGCCATCGACCGACGAATCCCTTGTGACGCTGGATGAGGTATCGGCCGGGAGGTGGGTCCTGTTCATCTATCCGCTGACCGGGGAACCGGGCGTCGACATCCCGCAGGCGTGGGATCAGATCCCAGGCGCAAGGGGGTGCACCCAGGAGGTGTGCTCATTCCGCGATCAGCTCGCCACACTTGCCGAGGTCGGAATCGAGCAGGTGCTTGCATTGTCCTCGGACACGAGCGAATACCAACGTGAGCTCGCAAACCGGCTGCACCTTCCCTACCCGCTGCTCTCCGATCCGAGGCTGCAACTGGCCGAGGCGCTGGTCCTGCCGACCTTCACCGCCCAGGCCGTCCCACGTAGGAATGCAGGCGCGCAGCAGCTCTACAAGAGGCTGACGATGGTGGTGCGAGGCACGCGTATCGAGCACGTCTTCTACCCCGTGTTCCCGCCGGATGCGCACGCCGCGCAGGTCGTCGACTGGTTGCGCACCCATCCTGATGTGCTTGTCTGA
- a CDS encoding DUF4397 domain-containing protein: MKTRNLAVPGVLVLAMTGPAALLMAAPAQAADTAMVSVFHGVPGVTVDVYANGKPLLTNFKPGTLTDPVALPAATYDLKVTAAGAGAKGKAIVEVSDVKVPAKANITVVAHLTADSKPALTPYVNDTTKIAPGKARLTVRHDAAAPPVDVRANGKVAFAKLTNPGEAKADLAAGTIKADVTLAGTDTVAIGPADLPLAEGKNTIVYAWGSAADKNLKLAVQTVAGMSSSPTGVPSGTGGSAASQTDRWLLAGGVAVGAGGLVLLAGRRRKSSNV; encoded by the coding sequence ATGAAGACTCGTAACCTCGCCGTTCCCGGCGTGCTCGTTCTCGCCATGACTGGCCCGGCCGCGCTGCTGATGGCCGCCCCGGCCCAGGCTGCTGACACCGCGATGGTGTCGGTCTTCCACGGCGTGCCCGGCGTCACCGTGGACGTCTACGCCAATGGCAAGCCGCTGTTGACCAATTTCAAACCGGGCACGCTGACCGACCCTGTGGCATTGCCTGCCGCCACCTACGACCTCAAGGTGACCGCAGCAGGTGCGGGCGCCAAGGGCAAGGCCATTGTTGAGGTCAGCGATGTGAAGGTCCCGGCGAAGGCAAATATCACAGTCGTAGCCCATCTGACCGCTGACTCGAAGCCGGCGTTGACGCCCTACGTGAACGACACCACGAAGATCGCGCCTGGTAAGGCCCGTCTGACGGTGCGCCATGATGCAGCGGCGCCTCCGGTCGATGTGCGCGCCAATGGCAAGGTCGCCTTCGCCAAGCTCACCAACCCCGGCGAGGCAAAGGCAGATCTGGCGGCTGGCACCATCAAGGCCGACGTGACGTTGGCCGGCACTGACACGGTGGCCATCGGTCCAGCCGATCTGCCGTTGGCTGAGGGCAAGAACACCATCGTCTACGCATGGGGTAGCGCCGCAGACAAGAACCTCAAGCTCGCCGTGCAGACCGTGGCGGGTATGTCGTCATCGCCCACCGGTGTTCCTTCTGGGACCGGTGGTTCGGCCGCTTCGCAGACTGACCGCTGGCTGTTGGCCGGTGGTGTAGCTGTCGGTGCCGGTGGCCTCGTTCTTCTCGCGGGTCGACGTCGTAAGAGCTCAAACGTCTGA
- a CDS encoding SRPBCC family protein: MSPTTTRRPSIYVEIEIACPIDRVWELTQDTDARPRWDLRFSRITSVEQLDGGGYRFRYERSLLVHTLRGTGVSIGETRRPDGSRTSALRFDTTDPLSPMGDGRGYWRYLPTERGMTFITGYDYEPGFGRPGALLDRLVTRRAIGWMTALSFDRLRIWAETGQAPQKWSMLSTFLWWRPDRPRASRCARHPQDRAASVMAQAPTMLAELADPLIVQTP; encoded by the coding sequence ATGTCGCCCACCACCACGCGTCGCCCCTCGATCTACGTCGAGATCGAGATCGCGTGCCCGATCGATCGCGTCTGGGAGTTGACGCAGGACACCGACGCGCGTCCGCGCTGGGATCTGCGATTCAGTCGGATCACGTCTGTCGAGCAGCTCGACGGTGGCGGCTACCGGTTCCGCTATGAGCGCTCGCTCCTCGTGCACACGTTGCGCGGCACCGGTGTGTCGATCGGCGAAACGCGCCGCCCGGACGGCTCGCGCACCTCGGCGCTGCGCTTCGACACCACCGACCCGCTGTCACCGATGGGCGATGGACGCGGTTACTGGCGCTATCTGCCGACCGAGCGCGGCATGACCTTCATCACCGGCTACGACTACGAACCAGGATTTGGTCGACCCGGCGCATTGCTGGACCGGCTGGTGACCCGCCGGGCGATCGGCTGGATGACGGCGCTCAGCTTCGACCGGTTACGCATCTGGGCGGAGACGGGTCAGGCACCGCAGAAGTGGTCGATGCTGAGCACTTTCCTCTGGTGGCGTCCCGATCGACCACGAGCGTCCCGCTGTGCGCGTCACCCTCAGGACAGGGCAGCGTCTGTCATGGCGCAGGCCCCCACCATGCTCGCTGAGCTGGCAGACCCCCTGATAGTGCAGACCCCGTGA
- a CDS encoding GNAT family N-acetyltransferase has protein sequence MPRDVLHMKLLAGAWGPMITAASLAVMVEGRLIAAVVVVRDDKHDRVPLLAFALTEPTWQRRGIGAWLIHENITRLASLGVSEVHLAVTRGNPAQDLYERFGFRVVA, from the coding sequence GTGCCACGAGATGTCCTGCATATGAAGCTCCTGGCGGGCGCATGGGGCCCGATGATCACCGCGGCCAGCCTCGCGGTGATGGTTGAGGGCAGGCTCATCGCCGCAGTGGTCGTGGTGCGTGACGACAAACACGACAGGGTGCCGCTGCTGGCGTTCGCGCTCACCGAACCGACCTGGCAACGTCGCGGTATCGGCGCGTGGCTGATTCACGAAAACATCACCCGTCTCGCCTCGCTGGGCGTGTCGGAGGTGCACCTCGCAGTGACCCGCGGCAACCCAGCGCAGGACTTGTACGAGCGCTTCGGATTCCGAGTAGTCGCCTGA
- a CDS encoding MFS transporter — translation MPDNVDQESTAPEPDSAHGAGLKSGGPGTSWASRGVFGVGAASLFSDSGHEMVTAVLPTFITSTLHAGPAALGAIDGVADALTGLSKLAGGPLANDRTRRIKLASSGYLGTAIATAAIGLAMTVWQVAILRALAWVSRGIRSPARDMMLTDLAREEGYGRAFGLERAGDNAGAIVGPLLAAGLVTVLGLRHTILLAFIPGALAAVAITIAGREARRTVADPTARETLSFNLRELRRAGLGQVLTPVALFEFGNLATTLLILRATDLLHTDARSLTAATSLAILLYAAHNAAATVASLGGGQLADRINPRVVFAAGAATYVLSYLLFAVDEHAWPLVLLAFLLSGVGIGLAETAESTVVARGLPARLRANGFGVLGLTQSLGDLVATVVVGVLWSLVSPTVAFCYAAAWMLASLAASGLLHPRAPATK, via the coding sequence TTGCCCGATAACGTCGATCAGGAATCGACAGCGCCCGAGCCTGACTCGGCTCACGGGGCGGGGCTGAAGTCGGGCGGCCCTGGTACCTCTTGGGCGTCGCGCGGGGTTTTCGGGGTCGGTGCTGCGTCACTGTTCTCCGACTCCGGGCACGAGATGGTCACGGCGGTGCTGCCGACCTTCATCACCTCGACCTTGCACGCCGGCCCCGCAGCCTTGGGCGCGATCGACGGGGTCGCGGATGCGCTGACCGGGCTGAGCAAGCTCGCGGGCGGGCCCCTGGCGAACGACCGGACTCGCCGCATCAAACTCGCTTCCAGCGGCTACCTCGGAACAGCCATTGCGACGGCCGCGATCGGGTTGGCCATGACTGTCTGGCAGGTTGCCATCCTGCGCGCGCTGGCATGGGTCTCTCGCGGTATCCGCAGCCCAGCCCGGGACATGATGCTGACCGACCTGGCCAGGGAGGAGGGCTATGGGCGCGCCTTCGGCCTCGAACGAGCCGGCGACAATGCCGGCGCCATCGTCGGACCGTTGTTGGCGGCGGGCCTGGTCACGGTGCTCGGCCTGCGGCACACCATCTTGTTGGCGTTCATTCCCGGCGCCCTGGCAGCCGTCGCGATCACCATCGCCGGGCGGGAAGCGCGCCGCACGGTCGCCGATCCAACCGCGCGGGAGACGCTGTCCTTCAACCTGCGCGAGCTGCGCCGTGCCGGTTTGGGTCAAGTGTTGACCCCGGTGGCATTGTTCGAGTTCGGCAATCTGGCCACGACACTGCTCATCTTGCGAGCGACCGACCTGCTGCACACCGACGCCCGAAGTCTGACCGCCGCGACCAGCCTGGCCATACTCCTGTACGCCGCGCACAACGCTGCGGCAACCGTCGCCTCGCTCGGCGGTGGGCAACTCGCTGACCGCATCAATCCGCGGGTCGTGTTCGCAGCCGGCGCCGCCACGTACGTCCTCAGCTACCTGCTGTTCGCCGTCGACGAACACGCCTGGCCGCTGGTGCTTCTGGCGTTCTTGCTGTCCGGGGTCGGGATCGGCCTGGCCGAGACTGCGGAGTCGACGGTCGTGGCGCGGGGGCTGCCGGCCCGATTGCGGGCGAACGGATTCGGGGTGCTCGGGTTGACCCAGTCCCTCGGTGACCTGGTGGCCACTGTCGTCGTCGGTGTGCTGTGGTCGCTGGTTTCGCCGACTGTCGCGTTCTGCTACGCCGCAGCCTGGATGCTCGCTTCCCTCGCGGCAAGCGGTCTGCTGCACCCACGGGCGCCCGCCACAAAGTGA